The genome window TGTGACGCTCGATCCGATTCACACGGCCCGGTATGTCGTCGCCTTGCTGTCCGACACGCTCGATGAGGCGAGTCTTCAGGCGACAGCGGACAAGGCCCGATACTACGCCGACAGCATCCTCGGTTGGAAGACCGAGCGTTGCATGTGCGGAGCGCGATTTGCCGACCCGAGTCCCGATGGCGTCACGGACGTGTCCGACGTCGTGGGGGCCATCGACGTCGGTTTCCGCGGGATCGCAGGGACGACCGATCCCGGGTGCTCCTACCAGCGGACCGACGTGAACTGCGATGGTGTCACGTCCGTCGTGGATATCATACGGTTCACGAATGTCGCCTTCCGCGGCGGGCAGGCGGTCGACAACTTCTGCTGTCCGTAGCAGGTTGCTGAAGAACACATGGGAGTGGTCCTTTGCGCCCATTTGTCATCCTGAGTCCGCCCATGGCGGACGAGGGATCTGCTGTTTCTCCGATGGGAGGAAAGCAGATTCCTCGCCCCGCCAAAGAGCGGCGGGACTCGGAATGACAAAGGTTGCCCTTTTTCAGCAACCCGGTAGTTCTGTGAGCAAGTCGTACTAAGGGTGGGATTCCCGATCCGTCCTCCGAACGGATCGACCTCTCCCGGAGGGAGAGGTTGGTCTTTTCCCTCTCCCTCTGGGAGAGGGTTGGGGTGAGGGAAAAGACTGCACGGGTCTGAAGACCCGTGGCACACAGATTGTTCCCACGAAGGTCGATTCCATTCCGTAATTACCTGATGCGCCAACGGTCTTGATGGCGTGCGGAGTTTCGCAAACAGGAGTGAATTGAACCGGAAGAGGGAGGACGCATGGCATTCACGTTACCCGAGTTGCCGTATGCGCTGGATGCGCTCAAGCCGTTTATTTCCGAAGAGCAGATGCGCTTCCATTACGGGAAGCATCATGCCGCCTATTTCACGAAGCTCAACGGTCTCGTGGACGGGAAGCCGGAGTCGGAATTGCCGTTGCGCGATCTGGTGATCAAATCCACCGGTGGCGTGTTCAACAACGCCGCGCAGGCGTGGAATCATAGTTTCTTCTGGAATTGTATGTCGCCATCGGGCGGTGGCCAGCCGACGGGCGAGCTGCTCAAGGCGATTGAGCGGGACTTTGGGAGTGTCAAGGCGTTCAACGAGGCGTTCTCCAATGCCGCCGCCGGTCTTTTCGGGTCGGGGTGGGCGTGGTTGGCCTCGGACAAGAGCGGAAAGCTGGAGATCATGGCGCTCTCAAATGCCGACATGCCACTGAAGCATGATCGGGAGCCGATCCTGACGCTCGATGTCTGGGAGCACGCGTACTATATCGACTATCGCAATGAGCGCCCCCGCTTCATCGCCGGCTTCTGGGATGCGGTGAATTGGGACTACGCGGCCAAGATCTACGCCGCGCGACGGGGCTGAGCCACACCGGCCACAACGACCGTCTGACGGGATCGCTACGCGCCCTCCTGCGCGAGCAGCCGCTCGAGCCGCGCTCGGAGTTCGCCCAATTCGCGCGACTTGAAGGAGCGCTTGGTTCGTTCCAGGACGGAAACGGTCTCCTTCAGGGCGGCGCGCAGTGCGGCGGGACGGGGACAATCAAAAAGATGGCAGGCATCGGCGTCACCGGCAGCCTCGGTGAGCGAGTCGATAATCTGCTGCAGGTCGGACAGTGCAGCGCCGATGTTGCGCAGTGTCAGGACTGCGAAGGCGCTCACGGGCACCCGCGTGGCATCACCGGTGGACTTGAGCATCACCGATTCGACCACGTCCATGTTGTCCAGCCAATCGTGCAGGCGACGCTGCGAGTGGCGGATCAATCGATAGCGCTGGTGGTATTGCACGGCCGCGCGCACTCGGGGCAGCAGGTCGTCGAAGTCGAGCGGCTTGAAGAGGTAGGCCCACACCGGAAGGTTCAGCGACTGGACAGCCGATTGCATGGAGGGGTAGCCGGTGACGAGAATGACCGGCAGCCCCGGAACCGTCCGAGCCACCTCATCGACCAGCTCCAGCCCCGGATTGCCGGGCATGCGAATGTCGGCGATCAGCAGGTCATAGCGGTCGCCGTGGATCATGGCGGCCGCGGTGGGGCCATCCGGGGCGCAGTCGCATTCGTACCCC of Candidatus Zixiibacteriota bacterium contains these proteins:
- a CDS encoding response regulator, which encodes MADAPCILIADDEEVFYESTADLLRREGYECDCAPDGPTAAAMIHGDRYDLLIADIRMPGNPGLELVDEVARTVPGLPVILVTGYPSMQSAVQSLNLPVWAYLFKPLDFDDLLPRVRAAVQYHQRYRLIRHSQRRLHDWLDNMDVVESVMLKSTGDATRVPVSAFAVLTLRNIGAALSDLQQIIDSLTEAAGDADACHLFDCPRPAALRAALKETVSVLERTKRSFKSRELGELRARLERLLAQEGA
- a CDS encoding superoxide dismutase; the protein is MAFTLPELPYALDALKPFISEEQMRFHYGKHHAAYFTKLNGLVDGKPESELPLRDLVIKSTGGVFNNAAQAWNHSFFWNCMSPSGGGQPTGELLKAIERDFGSVKAFNEAFSNAAAGLFGSGWAWLASDKSGKLEIMALSNADMPLKHDREPILTLDVWEHAYYIDYRNERPRFIAGFWDAVNWDYAAKIYAARRG